From the Lepisosteus oculatus isolate fLepOcu1 chromosome 1, fLepOcu1.hap2, whole genome shotgun sequence genome, one window contains:
- the cnpy2 gene encoding protein canopy homolog 2: protein MRGGVSALCVWLLLQASLGARQGQDMRCGACRALVDEMEWAISQVDPKKMIQTGSFRINPDGSQSVTEVPFARSEAHLLELMETVCETMTEYGERMDPNTHRKIYERVVSRDGKKMDLSQTRLDSQVTASLKFTCEYIVEHHEDELIEFFAHQTDNVKDKLCSKRTDLCDHALQIPHDEL from the exons ATGAGGGGTGGTGTGAGCGCGCTCTGTGTGTGGCTCCTCCTGCAGGCCAGCCTCGGCGCCCGGCAGGGACAGGACATGCGCTGCGGAG CTTGCAGAGCCCTGGTGGATGAGATGGAGTGGGCAATATCTCAGGTGGATCCCAAGAAAATGATCCAGACAGGATCGTTCAGGATCAACCCTGATGGCAGCCAGTCAGTCACAGAG gtACCCTTCGCCCGATCGGAGGCCCACCTGCTGGAGCTGATGGAGACCGTGTGCGAGACGATGACGGAGTACGGGGAGCGGATGGACCCCAACACACACCGCAAGATCTACGAGCGCGTGGTGTCCCGGGACGGCAAGAAAATGGACCTCTCCCAGACCAGACTGGACTCCCAGGTCACCGCCAGCCTCAAGTTCACT TGCGAGTACATTGTGGAGCACCACGAGGACGAGCTCATCGAGTTCTTCGCCCACCAAACGGACAACGTCAAAGACAAGCTGTGCAGCAAACGGACAG ATCTGTGTGACCACGCGCTGCAGATACCTCATGATGAGCTCTGA